From Cydia strobilella chromosome 4, ilCydStro3.1, whole genome shotgun sequence, the proteins below share one genomic window:
- the LOC134740687 gene encoding pre-mRNA-splicing factor CWC25 homolog, with translation MGGGDLNSKKSWHPNTIKNQERVWKAEQASAEEKKRILELQRERAEERDRAELNDLAKRAAGASGANDNRLHWMYDKPDKKVQQEDFLLGKAIDSNYEADKVEPDYIPAVARRVVGSSMLASVGDAQVDLARKMREDPLMLVKERERAARAALLNNPLQRRRLTELLRKDQEQRNQKKEKKKPKKDLDNMLAAKLTAMGEKQIDLVALLASNDSSSDSSSEEEHKKSKKKHKKSKKHKKEKKKSKRENSSEVSSYEDDTKKSKHKPSIERSRSPLIDSRNQKSRHRGGSPNDSDYEHSNKKYSRAEKTEARSDKEGHGRMRRDSAERGRSPDRWRRRPSEERRHGQDRRQKSPDRRRRPRSEERTHRPQERGPNKADARGGYKKKVGMSSEQRSAALAAMTAAGLERERERERRVAGQRAAAAVAERDKPRPCKLRTEAHSLPDSLESRIHSNRHYIQRDRSHMDKPFARR, from the exons atgggagGAGGTGATCTG aaCTCGAAGAAATCATGGCATCCCAACACTATCAAAAACCAGGAGCGTGTATGGAAGGCAGAGCAAGCCAGTGCAGAAGAAAAAAAGCGTATTCTGGAGCTACAGAGAGAGCGTGCCGAGGAGCGCGACCGTGCGGAGCTCAACGACCTCGCCAAACGTGCAGCTGGAGCCTCTGGGGCTAATGACAATCGCTTGCATTGGATGTATGAT AAACCTGATAAAAAGGTCCAGCAAGAAGATTTTCTCCTTGGCAAAGCCATTGATAGCAACTATGAGGCAGATAAAGTTGAACCAGATTACATCCCTGCTGTGGCTCGGAGGGTGGTGGGTTCCAGCATGCTGGCCAGCGTGGGCGACGCGCAGGTTGATCTGGCGAGGAAGATGCGAGAGGATCCACTGATGCTAGTGAAGGAGAGGGAGAGAGCTGCCCGGGCGGCCCTGTTGAATAACCCTTTGCAAAGGCGTCGCTTAACAGAGTTGCTTAGGAAAGATCAG GAACAAAGAAatcaaaagaaagaaaagaaaaaaccaAAGAAAGACTTGGATAACATGTTAGCTGCTAAACTCACCGCAATGGGTGAAAAACAAATTGACCTAGTGGCTCTACTGGCTTCTAACGATTCCAGTTCCGATTCTTCCTCCGAGGAGGAGCATAAGAAATCTAAAAAGAAGCACAAAAAGtcaaagaaacataaaaaggaaaaaaagaagTCAAAACGTGAAAATTCCAGCGAAGTTTCCTCATACGAAGATGACACAAAGAAGTCTAAACATAAGCCTAGCATCGAAAGAAGTAGGTCTCCTTTAATTGATAGCAGAAACCAGAAGTCACGCCATCGGGGCGGCAGCCCTAACGACTCGGATTACGAACATAGTAACAAGAAATACAGTAGAGCCGAGAAAACCGAAGCGAGATCGGACAAGGAAGGCCACGGGCGGATGCGGCGGGACAGCGCCGAGCGCGGGAGGTCGCCCGACCGCTGGAGGAGACGCCCGTCGGAGGAGCGGAGACACGGACAAGACCGACGGCAAAAGTCGCCCGACCGCCGGAGACGGCCGAGGTCGGAGGAGAGGACCCACAGACCGCAGGAGCGGGGGCCGAACAAAGCGGACGCCCGGGGAGGGTACAAAAAAAAGGTCGGCATGAGCTCGGAACAGCGCTCGGCGGCGTTGGCGGCGATGACGGCGGCGGGCCTGGAGCGTGAGCGCGAGCGGGAGCGGCGCGTGGCcggccagcgcgccgccgccgccgtcgccgagCGAGACAAGCCCCGGCCGTGCAAGCTGCGCACCGAGGCGCACTCGCTGCCCGACTCGCTCGAGAGCCGCATACATTCCAACCGGCACTACATCCAGCGGGATCGCTCGCACATGGACAAGCCTTTTGCGCGCAGGTGA